The following is a genomic window from Brachionichthys hirsutus isolate HB-005 chromosome 15, CSIRO-AGI_Bhir_v1, whole genome shotgun sequence.
AGTTCTCTGGGTGGCTGGCCGAGGTCTTGCAGCTGTTAATTTAGAGCATTTTaatatgttaaaataaaaatgaataaaacgtATTCATTATTGCCATTAGAGAATACAATGTGACCAATCGCAGGCTTCACCAGCCGCTGCCAATGTGCTTTTACGGGGGTTCTTTTGTATCTGCGTCATGCACTAATCTAACAGTTAATCAGTTACAGTAGGAGTCGAGTGTTGTGTCACGGTCTGTAACAAACAGATTGGTTTGATTCAACAACCCAGAAGTCTAATTTGGAGTCCATGTACCTTTTGCATCAAGTCAATGATGCTCTCAAAGGTGTTTTCTTGATCTGCTTCCGCCCCTTCCTGCCTCTCAAAGAGCCCACAGATGTCTCCCATGAGCTTGGCCTGCTGCTCGAAGCGCTGGTAGTCCTCGGGACTCAGGGTTGGCCTGTTGGCATCCAGCCATTCTGGGTACTGCCATGGGGAGGGACAGTTATTGCGAGTCTCAGCGGAACCAGAGATGACGCGAACGGCAGCAAAAGAGACGCAAACCTTAGCAGTGATCTCTTTGAGCGACGGATAAAGCACATCCTTTGAGAGAAGGTTCTGCATGATGGACTGCATGATGGGCAGGATGTTTCCGTCCTCTCCGCCTCCTTCACCGCCCTCATCCAATCCCAGGCCGTCGAGAGTTTTGACAAGGTCTTCTCCAGCTAGTCCTGAGGACTGTCACGGGACAATGCTGTTGATAAACGTCCTGCATTCCTGTTGCCTGTGTCATAGTAGACGAGTTTTATTTTGACCCACCTGCAgattgtctgtgtttttggccAGGCCACGAAGGGTTTCTTTAAGGCAGGAAGTGAATTCTTGTTGGGAGGCGGTGTCAGTGCCTATATATTTTATGCATTTAACATTTAGGCAGGAGGAACTGGAAGCATGAGAACAGATGAACGCCAAAAACAAAGGCAAGCTCACCGACTTTGCCTGCAGCCTCAGACAATTTTTGGAAGTGCTGCAGTAACTCTGGCTCTTCCTGGGCCAGCTCAGTCATGGCTTTCTCCCACTCCTCCTTTGCTTGGACGGCCATGTCCCCTTCAAAGAGAGTCTCAAAGAGTTTGCCATCTTCAAGCATGGGTGGCTACACAGGTTGAAGGAAACCATGTAAAATAATTGTAACgattgtaaaaaaacaaacatttcctaCAAGCAAACTATTCCAATTTAGTTGAACTTTTCAAACTTTTGCACAATCAAGGCAAAGCTGCAGCGAAGATGAGCAGATGACTAGAACAGGTGAACCGTTGAGTATTACCTGGAAACTGAACCTGACAGAGATGCACACTGAACGTTCTTGCCTGTGAAGGGCTCAAACATGAAACAGACCTTGTTGGCTGAGGAAGAAGCCGCTGCAGGTTCAGGTGCCGGAGGGACCGGCGTCTTGTCAAAGTCCTCCAGCGCACCTGTGAGACGCACCTGTTAGAACCATTTCTGCAGACTTTGCGATGCTTATTGTGCAGCACAGTTCAACGAACTGCAGATCGACGTGCGTGGAAGCGTTAGTCAGCACTGGAGCCCTCTGGAAACCGAgcctttgtctgtgtgtgtgcgtgtgtgtgtgtgtgtgtgtgtactcagtGTGCATTTGTAGTAAATAGTATGTCAAAGTTCATCTCTCCACTTGCTTGTGTTCGAtctacatgtttgtgttttccagcTAAATCGAACACTGTAAAAGTATCACTTCTCTTCCGTACACAGCGgtcattttgatttcatttattcaaaccGATACAGAACAAACTGAACGTTATAACCTTTTGATTTGCAGCCAAGTGTACCAAATGAACtggcagctaacgttagccgagCTAGCAGAACCTTCTGGCATTAACCACAACATGCTGACAACAAGTGGAGTTTATCACCATTGAATCAGATAGAGAAATATCACTGACAAAATATCAAGGGCAAAGACATCACGGAAGAACTCCGCTCGCCTGCTACTGATCACAGATCAGCTGATCCACATTAAATCAACCACATAACACTAGCCAGGGTTACAGGGACACCGGGACAACCGCTTGTTGTTACTGTCAGCGACAGCTTAAACTACTTCTTTGATATTTTGGAC
Proteins encoded in this region:
- the pex19 gene encoding peroxisomal biogenesis factor 19, with protein sequence MASGTGEQSAGHDAELDELLDSALEDFDKTPVPPAPEPAAASSSANKPPMLEDGKLFETLFEGDMAVQAKEEWEKAMTELAQEEPELLQHFQKLSEAAGKVGTDTASQQEFTSCLKETLRGLAKNTDNLQSSGLAGEDLVKTLDGLGLDEGGEGGGEDGNILPIMQSIMQNLLSKDVLYPSLKEITAKYPEWLDANRPTLSPEDYQRFEQQAKLMGDICGLFERQEGAEADQENTFESIIDLMQKLQDLGQPPRELAGDAPPGFNFDMDSLNLPGQPGAGAAEQCSVM